A genomic stretch from Meriones unguiculatus strain TT.TT164.6M chromosome 15, Bangor_MerUng_6.1, whole genome shotgun sequence includes:
- the LOC132647941 gene encoding basic proline-rich protein-like translates to PPPPPPPPPPAPPPPPPAPPPPPPLPPPPLPPPPLPPPPLPPPPPLPPPPPPPLPPPPLPPPPLPPLPPPPPPPLPPPPPPPLPPPPPPLPPPPPPPLPPPLPPLPPPPPPPLPPLPPPPPPPPPPLPPPPPPPPPPPPPLPPLPPPPPPPLPPPPPPPLPPPPPPPPPPLPPLPPPPLPPLPPPPPPPLPPPPPPPPPPLPAPPPPPPLPPPPPPPLPPPPPPPPLPPPPPPPPLPPPPPPPPPPPPPLPPPPPPPPLPPPPPPPPPPPPPLPPPPPPPPPPPLPPPPPPPPLPPPPPPPLPPPPPPPPPPPLPPPPPPPLPPLPPPPPAPPPPLPPPPPPPLPPLPPLPPPPPPPPLPPPPPPPLPPLPPPPPAPPPPLPPPPPPPLPPLPPLPPPPPPPPLPPPPPPPLPPPPPPPPPPPPPLPPPPPPPPLPPPPLPPPPPPPPLPPLPPLPPPPPPPPLPPPPLPPLPPPPPPPPLPPLPPPPPPPPLPPPPPPPLPPPPPPPPPPPPPLPPPPPL, encoded by the coding sequence cctcctcctcctcctcctcctcctcctcctgctcctcctcctcctcctcctgctcctcctcctcctcctcctcttcctcctcctcctcttcctcctcctcctcttcctcctcctcctcttcctcctcctcctcctcttcctcctcctcctcctcctcctcttcctcctcctcctcttcctcctcctcctcttcctcctcttcctcctcctcctcctcctcctcttcctcctcctcctcctcctccacttcctcctcctcctcctcctcttcctcctcctcctcctcctccacttcctcctcctcttcctcctcttcctcctcctcctcctcctcctcttcctcctcttcctcctcctcctcctcctcctcctcctcctcttcctcctcctcctcctcctcctcctcctcctcctcctcctcttcctcctcttcctcctcctcctcctcctcctcttcctcctcctcctcctcctcctcttcctcctcctcctcctcctcctcctcctcctcttcctcctcttcctcctcctcctcttcctcctcttcctcctcctcctcctcctcctcttcctcctcctcctcctcctcctcctcctcctcttcctgctcctcctcctcctcctcctcttcctcctcctcctcctcctcctcttcctcctcctcctcctcctcctcctcttcctcctcctcctcctcctcctcctcttcctcctcctcctcctcctcctcctcctcctcctcctccacttcctcctcctcctcctcctcctcctcttcctcctcctcctcctcctcctcctcctcctcctcctccacttcctcctcctcctcctcctcctcctcctcctcctcttcctcctcctcctcctcctcctcctcttcctcctcctcctcctcctcctcttcctcctcctcctcctcctcctcctcctcctcctcttcctcctcctcctcctcctcctcttcctcctcttcctcctcctcctcctgctcctcctcctcctcttcctcctcctcctcctcctcctcttcctcctcttcctcctcttcctcctcctcctcctcctcctcctcttcctcctcctcctcctcctcctcttcctcctcttcctcctcctcctcctgctcctcctcctcctcttcctcctcctcctcctcctcctcttcctcctcttcctcctcttcctcctcctcctcctcctcctcctcttcctcctcctcctcctcctcctcttcctcctcctcctcctcctcctcctcctcctcctcctcctcttcctcctcctcctcctcctcctcctcttcctcctcctcctcttcctcctcctcctcctcctcctcctcttcctcctcttcctcctcttcctcctcctcctcctcctcctcctcttcctcctcctcctcttcctcctcttcctcctcctcctcctcctcctcctcttcctcctcttcctcctcctcctcctcctcctcctcttcctcctcctcctcctcctcctcttcctcctcctcctcctcctcctcctcctcctcctcctcctcttcctcctcctcctcctctt